A single window of Undibacterium sp. 5I1 DNA harbors:
- a CDS encoding substrate-binding periplasmic protein — MLTEITLQQRRRKLISSLFTLLIPSFAWSEKSSVVLLLAEASPDQNPQIPVNDTFRKTMDYVEKELDVNFEIRHYPWNRLLKNLNQGEGLAFGLSKTKERLRTLHFSNPVYTSYVWMITLSNSVFPYQSIQDLKGKKIGIIRGSSYGDEFDAQKNSAFTVDEDTYSITSRLQKLINKRTDVILVGHRSDNPTKIESIINNLIPKLSLESALPAGVKFAVLRKPLSTDHIHFAILASQDNGIINRINTVIHKAKKTSALE, encoded by the coding sequence ATGCTGACTGAAATAACATTGCAACAACGTAGACGAAAACTAATCAGTAGTTTGTTCACATTACTGATACCCAGCTTTGCCTGGTCAGAAAAGAGTAGCGTCGTCTTGCTGCTGGCGGAAGCAAGCCCTGATCAAAATCCACAAATTCCCGTCAATGATACTTTTCGCAAAACGATGGATTACGTCGAAAAAGAACTCGATGTTAACTTTGAAATACGGCACTATCCATGGAACCGCTTACTCAAAAATCTCAATCAAGGCGAGGGCTTAGCCTTTGGATTATCCAAGACCAAAGAGCGCCTGCGGACATTACACTTCTCTAACCCTGTATATACAAGCTATGTATGGATGATCACCTTAAGCAACAGCGTTTTTCCATACCAATCTATACAAGATTTAAAAGGTAAAAAAATTGGAATAATCCGTGGCTCTAGTTATGGAGATGAATTTGATGCACAAAAAAACAGTGCGTTCACTGTAGATGAAGACACCTACTCAATTACGTCACGATTACAAAAATTAATTAACAAGCGGACCGATGTTATTTTGGTAGGACATCGTAGCGATAACCCGACCAAAATCGAAAGCATCATCAACAACTTAATCCCAAAACTGTCACTAGAATCCGCCTTGCCAGCGGGTGTGAAGTTTGCCGTATTGCGCAAGCCACTGAGTACCGATCACATCCATTTCGCCATTTTAGCGAGCCAGGATAATGGGATCATCAACCGCATTAATACAGTGATCCATAAAGCAAAAAAAACTAGCGCACTGGAATAA
- a CDS encoding Lrp/AsnC family transcriptional regulator — MTQKIDNFDQKILQLLQQDARMTHAEIGRQIHLSQPAVSERIKRLESAQVIRGYRADINPKALGYQITAMIRLSTQQGRPYAQYVADCPEIIDCYTVTGEDGAVMRVLATDVEHLQRIINALNAFGSTSTAIVLTTHVSGKTISAPLDL, encoded by the coding sequence GTGACCCAAAAAATCGATAACTTTGACCAAAAAATTCTACAGCTCTTGCAGCAAGATGCCCGCATGACGCACGCAGAAATTGGTCGTCAAATCCATCTGAGCCAACCGGCTGTGTCCGAACGCATCAAACGGCTGGAAAGCGCCCAGGTAATCCGTGGTTACCGCGCTGATATCAATCCCAAAGCACTTGGCTACCAGATCACGGCGATGATACGTTTATCGACTCAGCAAGGTCGCCCCTATGCACAATACGTTGCCGACTGCCCGGAGATTATTGATTGCTATACCGTAACGGGTGAGGACGGGGCTGTGATGCGGGTACTGGCAACCGATGTCGAACATCTGCAACGCATCATCAATGCGCTGAACGCATTTGGCTCGACCTCGACCGCGATTGTGCTGACTACCCATGTGTCGGGCAAGACGATTTCTGCGCCATTAGATTTGTAA
- the lysA gene encoding diaminopimelate decarboxylase, whose product MISHQQIARIAQQFQTPCWAYDANIIRQQIARLRQFDVIRFAQKASSNIHLLSLMREEGVMVDAVSLGEVERALAAGYVPDAQAKHAPIVFTADLLDKHALKRVVELNIPVNCGSPQMLEQLGQAHPGHAVWLRINPGFGHGHSRKTNTGGEQSKHGIWYEHLAESLALIAHYKLTLVGLHMHIGSGVDYDHLQSVCDAMIAQVKTCACDMSAISIGGGLSIPYRDGEAVVDTDHYFQIWAKAREQIEAHLGHGISMEIEPGRFLVAQSGILISELRAQKQVGNNFFALVDAGFNDLARPAMYGSYHRISAHAADGTPRTMDLKATVVAGPLCESGDVFTQEDGGVVTTQDLPACEIGDLLVFHDTGAYGASMSSNYNSRPLIPEVLVDGDQIKQIRRRQTVQELIALEQI is encoded by the coding sequence ATGATTTCTCATCAGCAGATCGCCCGCATTGCGCAACAATTCCAGACTCCTTGCTGGGCTTATGACGCTAACATCATTCGCCAGCAAATCGCCCGTTTGCGCCAGTTTGATGTCATCCGTTTTGCGCAAAAAGCCTCAAGCAATATTCATCTTCTGAGCCTGATGCGGGAAGAAGGCGTCATGGTTGATGCAGTCTCGCTAGGGGAAGTAGAGCGGGCGCTGGCCGCTGGCTATGTTCCAGATGCGCAAGCAAAGCATGCGCCCATCGTTTTTACCGCTGATTTACTGGACAAGCATGCCTTAAAGCGTGTGGTAGAGCTGAACATCCCGGTCAATTGCGGCTCACCTCAAATGCTGGAGCAGTTAGGGCAAGCCCATCCCGGTCATGCGGTCTGGTTGCGGATTAACCCTGGCTTTGGTCATGGCCACAGCCGCAAAACCAATACCGGTGGCGAACAAAGCAAACACGGTATCTGGTATGAGCATCTGGCAGAGAGCCTGGCACTGATCGCGCACTATAAACTAACGCTGGTTGGCTTGCATATGCATATTGGCTCTGGCGTGGATTACGATCATTTGCAAAGCGTCTGCGATGCGATGATTGCTCAGGTTAAAACTTGTGCTTGCGATATGTCGGCCATCTCCATTGGCGGTGGATTATCTATTCCTTACCGTGATGGTGAAGCGGTGGTAGATACCGATCATTACTTCCAGATTTGGGCGAAAGCGCGCGAGCAAATTGAGGCGCATCTGGGTCACGGCATCAGCATGGAAATTGAGCCCGGGCGTTTTTTGGTCGCACAATCAGGCATCCTGATCTCTGAACTGCGTGCGCAAAAACAAGTCGGCAATAACTTCTTCGCCTTAGTTGATGCAGGCTTTAACGATCTGGCACGTCCCGCGATGTATGGCAGCTACCACCGTATCAGCGCCCACGCTGCGGATGGCACGCCACGCACGATGGACTTAAAAGCCACTGTCGTTGCTGGCCCACTATGTGAATCCGGCGATGTATTCACCCAAGAAGATGGCGGCGTCGTCACTACCCAAGATTTGCCTGCATGTGAGATCGGCGATTTGCTGGTATTCCATGACACTGGCGCTTATGGTGCCAGCATGTCATCCAACTACAATAGCCGCCCGCTGATACCCGAAGTATTGGTCGATGGCGACCAGATCAAGCAGATTCGTCGTCGCCAGACAGTGCAGGAGCTGATTGCGCTGGAACAAATTTGA
- a CDS encoding ATP-binding protein — MLEAPIPSNDADRLQELRDLCVLDTPKEYRFDRLTLLAQRLFRVEIAMINLVDQDRVWIKSTVGLDVQEAPRNTSFCGHTILNAQPLVVRDTLTDPRFSDNPAVTGEPYIRFYAGQPLRSPNGFRIGSLCLVHSQPRDFDSADEESLRTLAQLVEVELQANVLVKKLALAEDSAARLNTIARQFEQLSLVARYTDNGVIINNARGEAEWVNTTFTKMSGYSLHEMMGQKPNRILHGPGTDRATVDYIMTCLAQAVECKTEILHYNKQGKAYWISLNMQPVFDQANQLSHFIAIQTDITERRENEQKIRSSEALLQSAARLAGVGAWGVNLLTSEVTWSDQTCLIHDTEPGFQPTLEQAINFYLPHVRPIVQEAIQKAIDSGNGFEIEFPLTTAKNRAIWCRSVGEVVYENQQAVRMIGTFQDVTESRMMDTIKTEFISMVSHELRTPLTSIRGSLSLLESGVIGALPEKAEQLIKVAHRNSKRLLALVNDILDMNKLSAGALILNLQRHDLILLAQQSIEANQAYADEFQVSIDFNSDLPAAMVDADAGRLLQVFANLISNAIKFSSAQMAIKIMIDLHDGAYRVQVIDQGCGIPELFKPKIFGQFAQADNSSTRNQGGTGLGLHISKTLIEKMGGRIGFDSIEGEGTRFWFCLPMLAL, encoded by the coding sequence ATGCTAGAAGCACCAATCCCGAGTAACGATGCAGATCGCTTGCAAGAGCTGCGGGATTTATGTGTATTGGATACGCCAAAAGAGTATCGTTTTGATCGGCTTACCTTGTTGGCGCAACGCCTGTTCAGGGTAGAAATAGCGATGATTAACCTGGTAGATCAAGACCGCGTGTGGATCAAATCTACCGTTGGGCTAGACGTACAAGAAGCGCCTCGCAACACTTCGTTCTGCGGCCATACTATTCTGAATGCTCAGCCGCTGGTTGTGCGTGATACTTTGACCGACCCTCGGTTTAGCGACAATCCTGCCGTTACCGGCGAACCCTATATTCGTTTTTATGCAGGCCAGCCTTTGCGTAGTCCGAACGGTTTTCGGATTGGCAGTCTATGTTTGGTGCATAGCCAGCCACGGGATTTCGACAGCGCCGATGAAGAGAGCTTACGCACTCTGGCACAGTTGGTCGAAGTAGAATTACAAGCCAATGTGTTAGTCAAAAAACTGGCGCTTGCCGAAGATAGCGCAGCCCGCCTCAACACCATCGCCCGTCAGTTTGAACAATTATCCTTGGTCGCACGCTACACCGATAATGGCGTGATTATTAACAATGCACGAGGCGAGGCTGAGTGGGTCAACACGACTTTTACCAAGATGTCGGGCTACAGCCTGCACGAAATGATGGGGCAAAAGCCTAACCGCATTTTGCATGGGCCTGGCACAGACCGCGCCACCGTGGATTACATCATGACTTGCCTGGCGCAAGCGGTCGAATGCAAGACGGAGATTTTGCATTACAACAAGCAAGGGAAGGCGTATTGGATCAGTCTGAATATGCAACCCGTGTTTGATCAGGCCAACCAGCTAAGTCACTTTATTGCGATCCAAACCGACATCACCGAGCGTCGGGAAAATGAACAAAAAATTCGTAGCAGCGAAGCCTTGCTGCAATCTGCGGCGCGTCTGGCAGGCGTCGGTGCCTGGGGCGTTAATCTGCTTACATCAGAAGTGACCTGGTCTGATCAGACGTGTTTGATTCATGACACAGAGCCGGGATTCCAGCCGACACTAGAACAAGCGATTAATTTCTATTTACCCCATGTTCGCCCCATCGTCCAAGAGGCAATCCAAAAAGCAATTGATAGCGGGAATGGTTTTGAAATTGAATTCCCGCTCACCACAGCAAAAAACCGTGCGATCTGGTGTCGCTCTGTCGGCGAAGTCGTGTATGAAAATCAGCAAGCGGTACGCATGATAGGGACTTTTCAGGATGTGACGGAGAGTCGCATGATGGATACGATTAAAACTGAATTCATTTCTATGGTGAGCCATGAATTACGCACACCGCTGACGTCGATACGCGGGTCTTTAAGTTTGCTGGAATCTGGCGTCATCGGCGCATTGCCAGAAAAGGCAGAACAGCTCATCAAAGTGGCGCACCGCAATAGCAAACGCTTGCTGGCCTTGGTCAATGATATTCTGGATATGAACAAATTGTCGGCGGGCGCTTTGATCCTGAATCTGCAAAGGCACGACTTGATATTGCTCGCGCAGCAGTCGATAGAAGCCAATCAGGCCTATGCCGATGAGTTTCAGGTGAGCATTGATTTTAATAGCGACTTACCGGCGGCAATGGTCGATGCCGACGCCGGACGCTTGCTGCAAGTATTTGCCAATTTAATTTCTAATGCGATCAAATTCTCTTCGGCGCAGATGGCGATCAAGATCATGATTGATTTGCATGACGGTGCTTATCGGGTGCAAGTGATTGATCAAGGCTGCGGTATTCCTGAACTATTCAAACCAAAGATTTTTGGCCAGTTTGCGCAGGCCGATAACAGCAGCACCCGCAACCAAGGCGGTACAGGTCTGGGCTTGCACATCAGCAAAACCTTGATAGAAAAAATGGGCGGCAGGATAGGTTTTGACAGTATCGAGGGCGAGGGCACGAGGTTTTGGTTTTGCTTGCCGATGTTGGCTTTGTGA